The Manihot esculenta cultivar AM560-2 chromosome 11, M.esculenta_v8, whole genome shotgun sequence genome includes a region encoding these proteins:
- the LOC110626681 gene encoding LOW QUALITY PROTEIN: rop guanine nucleotide exchange factor 12 (The sequence of the model RefSeq protein was modified relative to this genomic sequence to represent the inferred CDS: substituted 1 base at 1 genomic stop codon) translates to MERYMERFWRNLTFKYFVDRALEQEQREFEVXSLFPFKRMNENSGGRHVKSRSVDDSCILYEKQSKDPQIGNKDAAPPQAKDKNPDMEQMKERFAKLLLGEDMSGGGKGVSSALALSNAITNLAASVFGEQWRLEPMSPERKARWRREIGWLLCVTDYIVEFVASQQKSKDGVEMEIMVTRQRNDLHMSIPALRKLDAMLIGCLDNFKDQNEFYYLSRDAPDSEKGGSKRNDKWWLPTPKVPPNGLSDAARKFLQYQKDCVNQVLKAAMAINANVLSEMEIPENYIESLPKNGRASLGDLIYRSITVEFFDPDQFLSAMDLTSEHKILDLKNRIEASIVIWKRKMNQKDGKSGWGSAISLEKRELFEERAETILLILKQRFPGIPQSSLDISKIQYNKDIGQAILESYSRILESLAYTVLSRIEDVLYADYVTRNPSYAGQKRNPLTETPQESTSPMDETASEGPNSMTLSDFMGWTMESNDSDAKNEADEIPDEEIEGLNLKLTEKLASIVAIKKPSYLENLGGQRSPTARH, encoded by the exons ATGGAAAGATATATGGAGAGATTTTGGAGAAATTTAACGTTTAAGTATTTTG TGGACCGTGCTCTTGAGCAAGAACAAAGAGAGTTTGAAGTCTAGAGTTTGTTTCCATTCAAAAGGATGAATGAGAATTCAGGAGGTCGTCATGTGAAGAGCCGTAGCGTTGATGACAGTTGTATTCTCTACGAAAAACAGTCGAAAGACCCACAGATAGGAAACAAGGATGCTGCTCCTCCTCAAGCCAAAGATAAAAATCCAG ATATGGAACAAATGAAGGAAAGATTTGCTAAATTGCTTTTGGGAGAGGATATGTCAGGAGGAGGAAAGGGCGTCTCTTCTGCTCTAGCATTGTCAAATGCCATCACAAATCTTGCTG CTTCTGTATTTGGTGAACAGTGGCGTCTGGAGCCTATGTCACCAGAAAGGAAAGCAAGGTGGAGAAGAGAAATTGGTTGGCTTTTGTGTGTGACTGACTACATTGTTGAATTTGTTGCCTCTCAGCAGAAATCCAAGGACGGTGTGGAAATGGAG ATCATGGTGACAAGACAGCGAAATGATCTTCACATGAGCATCCCGGCGTTGCGAAAGCTTGACGCAATGCTTATA GGCTGTCTGGACAACTTCAAAGATCAAAATGAGTTCTATTATCTTTCAAGAGATGCCCCTGATTCTGAAAAAGGTGGCAGCAAGAGAAATGATAAATGGTGGCTACCTACTCCCAAAGTTCCTCCAAATGGTTTATCAGATGCGGCAAGAAAATTTCTGCAGTATCAGAAGGATTGTGTGAACCAGGTGCTGAAAGCAGCCATGGCAATAAATGCTAATGTTCTATCAGAAATGGAGATTCCTGAAAACTACATTGAGTCTCTACCCAag AACGGGAGGGCAAGCCTCGGGGACTTGATTTATAGGAGTATCACAGTTGAATTTTTTGATCCTGACCAGTTTCTGTCCGCCATGGACTTAACATCAGAGCATAAAATCCTAGACCTGAAAAACAGGATTGAGGCTTCTATAGTGATTTGGAAGAGAAAGATGAACCAGAAAGATGGGAAGTCTGGTTGGGGTTCTGCTATCAGTTTGGAGAAGAGAGAACTCTTCGAAGAGAGAGCAGAAACTATCTTGCTCATTCTCAAGCAACGGTTCCCTGGAATTCCTCAATCTTCACTAGATATTAGCAAAATTCAATACAACAAG GATATAGGGCAGGCAATTCTGGAAAGTTACTCAAGAATTCTAGAAAGCTTGGCCTACACAGTCCTCTCCAGAATTGAAGATGTTCTGTATGCTGATTATGTCACTCGAAATCCATCATATGCCGGACAGAAGAGGAACCCTTTAACAGAGACACCTCAAGAAAGCACATCGCCGATGGACGAGACAGCTTCTGAGGGACCCAATTCAATGACACTGTCAGATTTCATGGGTTGGACTATGGAATCAAATGATAGTGATGCAAAGAATGAGGCAGATGAAATTCCAGATGAAGAAATCGAAGGCTTAAATTTAAAGTTAACAGAAAAACTTGCTAGCATAGTAGCCATCAAGAAACCTTCTTATCTTGAGAACTTAGGAGGACAAAGAAGCCCTACAGCTCGACATTGA
- the LOC110625775 gene encoding photosystem I reaction center subunit VI, chloroplastic: MASLATFASVQPATVKGLGGSSLTGTKLHVKPSRQSLRPKNMRSGAVVAKYGDKSVYFDLEDLGNTTGQWDLYGSDAPSPYNPLQSKFFETFAAPFTKRGLLLKFLILGGGSTLAYLSATASGDILPIKKGPQLPPKLGPRGKI, encoded by the exons ATGGCATCTCTAGCAACCTTTGCTTCTGTGCAACCTGCTACCGTCAAGGGCCTTGGTGGTAGCTCCCTCACCGGAACAAAGCTCCATGTCAAGCCATCTCGCCAGAGCTTGAGACCCAAAAACATGAG GAGTGGCGCTGTGGTAGCAAAGTATGGCGATAAGAGTGTGTACTTTGATTTGGAAGATTTGGGCAATACCACTGGGCAGTGGGACTTGTACGGCTCAGATGCACCTTCTCCATACAACCCTCTCCAG AGCAAGTTTTTCGAGACATTTGCAGCTCCATTCACCAAGAGAGGATTGTTACTCAAGTTCTTGATATTGGGAGGGGGCTCCACCCTAGCTTACCTGAGTGCTACAGCTTCTGGTGACATTCTACCAATCAAGAAGGGTCCTCAACTTCCGCCGAAGTTGGGGCCACGTGGGAAGATCTAA
- the LOC110627040 gene encoding pentatricopeptide repeat-containing protein At1g25360 → MRYGHSLTFSITNFSIFTFLVTRSFCSKARANRYASLLQLCCLQSSISCSFDRAVHAHMIASGFRPRGHTLNRLINIYCKSSKLAYARHLFDEIPQPDIVARTTLISAYSAIGDLKLAKEIFNGTLLLMRDTVFYNAMITAYSHNNDGHAAIELFRDMRRNDFSPDNFTFTSVIGALALVAENERHCQQLHCAVVKSGTGFVTSVLNALISAYVKCASSPSVSSSSLMGAARRLFDDMVERDELSWTTIITGYVKNDDLDAAREFFDGGGMCEEMVVAWNAMISGYMHRGLYKEALEMFRKMYLSGMRLDEFTYTSIISVCANAGFFQLGKELHAYILKTEVNPSPDFSLPVNNALVTLYWRCGRVDEAREIFNYMPVKDLVSWNALLSGYVNAGRINEAQSFFKEMPEKNILTWTVMISGLAQNGFAEEGLKLFNQMKILGFEPCDYAFAGAITSCAVLGTLEHGRQLHAQLIRFGFDSSLSAGNALITMYARCGVVEAAESLFLTMHCVDSVSWNAMIAALGQHGHGIQAIELFEEMLAEGILPDRISFLTVLSACSHAGLVEKGHHYFNSMYSVYGITPGEDHYARVIDLLCRAGKFTEAKSVMESMPCEPGVSIWEALLAGSRIHGIMDIGIKAAERLFELKPEHDGTYVQLSNMYAVAGRWVDVAKVRKLMRDRGVKKEPGCSWLEVESMVHVFLVDDAVHPEVHAVYNYLDQLDQEMRKLGYVPDTKFVLHDMEFDQKEYALSTHSEKLAVAFGLMKLPRGATVRVFKNLRICGDCHNAIKYMSKVVGREIVVRDGKRFHHFRNGECSCGNYW, encoded by the coding sequence ATGAGATATGGCCATAGTCTCACCTTCTCCATTACCAACTTCTCAATTTTCACTTTCTTGGTAACTCGATCCTTCTGCAGCAAGGCCAGGGCAAACCGTTACGCATCCCTCCTTCAATTATGTTGCCTTCAAAGTTCCATATCTTGTTCCTTCGACCGTGCTGTACATGCCCAcatgatagcttctgggttcaGGCCACGTGGCCACACCCTCAACCGTTTGATCAATATTTATTGCAAATCATCGAAACTCGCTTACGCCCGCCACCTGTTCGATGAAATTCCACAGCCCGACATTGTTGCAAGAACTACGTTGATCTCTGCGTACTCTGCCATTGGGGATTTAAAGCTTGCGAAAGAAATATTTAATGGAACTCTGTTACTTATGCGAGACACTGTTTTCTACAACGCCATGATTACTGCCTACTCACACAATAATGATGGCCATGCGGCTATCGAATTATTTCGTGACATGAGAAGAAATGACTTTAGCCCTGATAATTTTACCTTTACCAGTGTCATTGGTGCATTGGCGCTTGTGGCTGAAAATGAAAGGCATTGCCAGCAGCTGCATTGCGCGGTGGTGAAGTCAGGGACGGGTTTTGTTACTTCGGTGTTGAATGCGCTAATATCTGCTTATGTTAAGTGTGCATCCTCACCGTCTGTGTCATCGTCGTCATTAATGGGCGCAGCTAGGAGATTGTTTGATGATATGGTCGAGAGAGATGAGTTGTCATGGACCACTATTATTACTGGGTACGTGAAGAATGATGATCTTGACGCAGCAAGAGAATTTTTTGATGGGGGTGGGATGTGTGAGGAAATGGTGGTGGCGTGGAATGCGATGATTTCGGGCTACATGCATCGTGGTTTATATAAAGAAGCACTAGAGATGTTTAGGAAGATGTATTTATCAGGAATGCGTTTGGATGAATTTACATATACTAGTATTATTAGCGTTTGTGCGAATGCTGGTTTCTTTCAGCTTGGTAAGGAATTGCATGCTTACATTTTAAAAACTGAGGTCAACCCTTCACCAGACTTTTCATTGCCCGTGAATAATGCATTGGTCACTTTATACTGGAGATGTGGTAGAGTTGATGAGGCCCgagaaatatttaattatatgccTGTGAAAGACCTTGTATCATGGAATGCACTTTTATCTGGCTATGTGAATGCTGGGCGGATAAATGAAGCTCAATCCTTTTTTAAGGAGATGCCTGAGAAAAACATATTGACGTGGACTGTAATGATATCGGGCTTAGCTCAAAATGGGTTTGCGGAAGAAGGTCTGAAGCTGTTCAATCAGATGAAAATATTAGGTTTTGAACCATGCGATTATGCATTTGCAGGAGCAATTACTTCTTGTGCTGTGCTTGGAACATTGGAGCATGGTCGACAGCTCCATGCTCAACTAATCAGGTTTGGGTTTGATTCAAGTCTTTCAGCGGGAAATGCACTCATAACAATGTATGCAAGATGTGGTGTTGTTGAAGCTGCAGAGTCTTTGTTCCTTACTATGCATTGTGTTGATTCTGTATCATGGAATGCCATGATTGCAGCACTGGGGCAACATGGCCATGGCATTCAAGCAATTGAACTCTTTGAAGAGATGTTGGCCGAAGGCATATTGCCTGATCGGATATCCTTTCTTACAGTACTCTCTGCTTGTAGCCATGCAGGTTTAGTTGAAAAAGGTCACCATTATTTCAATTCAATGTATTCTGTTTATGGTATAACCCCGGGTGAAGATCATTATGCCCGTGTTATTGATTTGTTATGTAGAGCTGGAAAATTCACAGAAGCAAAGAGTGTGATGGAGTCGATGCCTTGTGAGCCTGGTGTTTCCATTTGGGAGGCTCTTCTTGCTGGCTCTCGGATACACGGGATCATGGATATCGGCATTAAAGCTGCTGAGCGGCTCTTTGAGCTGAAGCCTGAACATGATGGAACGTATGTGCAGTTGTCAAACATGTATGCTGTAGCAGGCAGATGGGTTGATGTGGCCAAGGTGCGGAAGTTAATGAGGGACCGCGGGGTGAAGAAGGAGCCTGGTTGTAGTTGGCTTGAGGTTGAAAGTATGGTCCATGTCTTCTTGGTTGATGATGCTGTGCACCCTGAAGTGCATGCAGTTTACAATTATCTTGATCAGCTGGACCAGGAAATGAGAAAACTAGGTTATGTTCCTGACACAAAGTTTGTGTTGCATGACATGGAATTTGACCAAAAAGAATATGCCTTGTCTACTCACAGCGAGAAGCTTGCAGTTGCTTTTGGGCTTATGAAACTTCCCCGTGGAGCCACTGTCAGGGTTTTCAAGAACCTTAGGATATGTGGCGATTGTCATAATGCTATCAAATATATGTCAAAGGTTGTGGGAAGGGAAATTGTTGTGAGAGATGGAAAGAGGTTTCATCACTTCAGGAATGGTGAATGCTCTTGTGGTAATTATTGGTAA
- the LOC110627042 gene encoding dynein light chain 1, cytoplasmic, with protein sequence MLEGKALIEDTDMPVKMQIQAMASASQALDHYDVLDLKSIAAHIKKEFDMKYGGGWQCVVGSNFGGFFTHSRGTFIYFKLETLNFLIFKGVSSSSSAA encoded by the exons ATGTTGGAAGGAAAAGCTCTGATAGAGGACACAGACATGCCTGTGAAGATGCAAATCCAAGCAATGGCTTCTGCTTCTCAGGCCTTGGATCACTATGATGTCTTGGACTTGAAATCCATTGCTGCCCACATAAAAAAG GAGTTTGACATGAAATATGGAGGTGGATGGCAATGTGTGGTAGGTTCAAATTTTGGTGGTTTCTTTACTCATTCTAGAGGGACTTTCATCTACTTCAAATTGGAGACTCTCAATTTCCTCATCTTCAAAGgggtttcttcttcttcttcagctgcctga
- the LOC110626308 gene encoding pentatricopeptide repeat-containing protein At1g25360 codes for MRYCHSLTFSITNFSIFPFLVSRSFCSKARANRYASLLQLCCLQSPISCSFACAVHAHMIASGFKPRGHILNRLINIYSKSSKLAYARHLFDEIPQPGIVARSTLISAYSAIGDLELAKKIFNGTPLPMRDTRDTVFYNAMITAYSHNNDGHAAIELFRDMRRNDFSPDNFTFTSVIGALGLVAENERHCQQMHCAVVKSGMGFVTSVLNALMYAYVKCASSPSVLSSSLMGAARKLFDEMLERDELSCSTIITGYMKNDDLDAAREFFYGGGMCEEMVVAWNAMISGYVHRGLYKEALEMFRKMYLSGMRSDEYTYTSIISVCADAGFFQLGKELQAYILKTEVNPSPDFSLPVNNALITLYWKCGRVGEALEIFNYMPMKNLVSWNAILSGYVNAGRINEAQSFFEEMPEKNVLTWAVMMSGLAQKGFGEEGLKLFNQMKILGFEPCDYTFAGAITSCAVLGTLEHGRQLHAQLIRFGFDSSLAAGNALITLYARCGVVEAAESMFLTMPCVDFVSWNAMIAALGQHGHGIQAIELFEEMLAEGILPNGISFLTVLSACSHAGLVEKGHHYFNSMYSVYGITPGEDHYARVIDLLCRAGKFSEAKSVMESMPWKPGAPIWKALLAGSRIHGNMDIGINAAERLFELNPEHGGTYLQLSNMYAEAGRWVDVAKVRKLMRDRGVKMEPGCSWLEVEI; via the exons ATGAGATATTGCCATAGTCTCACCTTCTCCATTACCAACTTCTCAATTTTCCCTTTCTTGGTAAGTCGATCCTTCTGCAGCAAGGCCAGGGCAAACCGTTACGCATCCCTCCTTCAATTATGTTGCCTTCAAAGTCCCATATCTTGTTCCTTCGCCTGTGCTGTACATGCCCAcatgatagcttctgggttcaAGCCACGTGGCCACATCCTCAACCGTTTGATCAATATTTATAGCAAATCATCGAAACTCGCTTACGCCCGCCACCTGTTCGATGAAATTCCACAGCCAGGCATTGTTGCAAGATCGACGTTGATCTCTGCGTATTCTGCCATTGGGGATTTAGAGCttgcaaaaaaaatatttaatggaaCTCCGTTACCTATGCGAGACACT CGAGACACTGTTTTCTACAACGCCATGATTACTGCTTACTCGCACAACAATGACGGCCATGCGGCTATCGAACTATTTCGTGACATGAGAAGAAATGACTTTAGCCCTGATAATTTTACATTTACCAGCGTTATTGGTGCATTGGGGCTTGTGGCTGAAAATGAAAGGCATTGCCAGCAGATGCATTGCGCGGTGGTGAAGTCAGGGATGGGTTTTGTTACTTCGGTGTTGAATGCGCTAATGTATGCTTATGTTAAGTGTGCATCCTCACCGTCTGTGTTGTCGTCGTCATTAATGGGCGCAGCTCGGAAATTGTTCGATGAGATGCTCGAGAGAGATGAGTTGTCATGTAGTACTATTATTACTGGGTATATGAAGAATGATGATCTTGACGCAGCAAGAGAGTTTTTTTATGGGGGTGGGATGTGTGAGGAAATGGTGGTGGCGTGGAATGCGATGATTTCGGGCTACGTGCATCGTGGTTTATATAAAGAAGCACTAGAGATGTTTAGGAAGATGTACTTATCAGGAATGCGTTCGGATGAATATACATATACTAGTATTATTAGCGTTTGTGCAGATGCTGGTTTCTTTCAGCTTGGTAAGGAATTGCAAGCTTACATTTTAAAAACTGAGGTCAACCCTTCACCTGACTTTTCATTGCCCGTGAATAATGCATTGATCACTTTATACTGGAAATGTGGTAGAGTTGGTGAGGCCCTAGAGATATTTAATTACATGCCTATGAAAAACCTTGTATCATGGAATGCAATTTTATCTGGCTATGTTAATGCTGGGCGGATAAATGAAGCTCAATCCTTTTTTGAGGAGATGCCTGAGAAAAACGTATTGACGTGGGCCGTAATGATGTCGGGCTTAGCTCAAAAAGGGTTTGGGGAAGAAGGTTTAAAGCTGTTCAATCAGATGAAAATATTAGGTTTTGAACCATGTGATTATACATTTGCAGGAGCAATTACTTCTTGTGCTGTGCTTGGAACATTGGAGCATGGTCGACAGCTCCACGCTCAACTAATCAGGTTTGGGTTTGATTCAAGTCTTGCAGCGGGAAATGCACTCATAACATTGTATGCAAGATGTGGTGTTGTTGAAGCTGCGGAGTCTATGTTCCTTACCATGCCTTGTGTTGATTTTGTGTCATGGAATGCCATGATTGCAGCACTGGGGCAACATGGCCATGGCATTCAAGCAATTGAACTTTTTGAAGAGATGTTGGCTGAAGGCATATTGCCCAATGGGATATCCTTTCTTACAGTACTCTCTGCTTGTAGCCATGCAGGTTTAGTTGAAAAAGGCCACCATTATTTCAATTCAATGTATTCTGTTTACGGTATAACCCCAGGTGAAGATCATTATGCCCGTGTTATTGATTTGTTATGTAGAGCTGGAAAATTCTCAGAAGCAAAGAGTGTGATGGAGTCAATGCCTTGGAAACCTGGTGCTCCTATTTGGAAGGCTCTTCTTGCTGGCTCTCGGATACACGGGAACATGGATATCGGCATTAATGCTGCTGAGCGGCTCTTTGAGCTGAATCCTGAACATGGTGGAACATATTTACAGTTGTCGAACATGTATGCTGAAGCAGGCAGATGGGTTGATGTGGCCAAGGTGCGGAAGTTAATGAGGGACCGAGGGGTGAAGATGGAGCCTGGTTGTAGTTGGCTTGAGGTTGAAATTTGA
- the LOC110625474 gene encoding sulfite exporter TauE/SafE family protein 3, with protein sequence MAGFGSQWNSLSLRSVGAIFICSLVVASMTIVAEARLKQEGSRDNENEETESDILMRVLKFLWQKGQLGYTHVWPEMKFGWQIVVGSVIGFFGAAFGSVGGVGGGGIFVPMLTLIIGFDEKSSTAISKCMITGAAASTVYYNLKLRHPTLDLPIIDYDLALLFQPMLVLGISIGVAFNVIFADWMITVLLIILFLGTSTKAFFKGVETWKKETIIKKMEAARQLAPNGDGSADVEYKPLPGGPRNVAGTESNESKREEVSVLENVQWKELGILFAVWLIILALEITKNYTTTCSVAYWVCNLLQIPVALGVSSYQAVNLYKGKRKIASKGEAGTDFKVHQLVLYCCCGVLAGMVGGLLGLGGGFILGPLFLELGVPPQVSSATATFAMTFSASMSVIEYYLLKRFPVPYALYFVAVATIAAFVGQHVVRRIIRILGRASIIIFILSFTIFVSAVSLGGVGIASMIVKIENHEYMGFENICSYEA encoded by the exons ATGGCTGGGTTTGGATCACAATGGAATAGTTTGAGTTTGAGGTCAGTAGGAGCAATTTTTATCTGCTCTCTAGTTGTAGCATCCATGACTATTGTAGCCGAGGCAAGATTGAAACAGGAAGGTTCACGTGATAATGAGAATGAAGAGACTGAATCTGATATCTTGATGAGAGTACTCAAGTTCTTGTGGCAAAAAGGCCAATTGGGTTATACACATGTTTGGCCT GAAATGAAATTTGGCTGGCAAATTGTGGTGGGTAGCGTAATTGGATTCTTTGGAGCAGCATTTGGGAGCGTGGGAGGTGTTGGTGGGGGTGGTATTTTTGTTCCCATGCTCACCTTGATTATTGGGTTTGACGAAAAATCATCTACTGCAATATCAAAGT gtaTGATTACGGGTGCAGCAGCTTCAACAGTTTACTATAATTTAAAGCTTAGGCATCCGACACTTGATTTGCCCATAATCGACTATGATTTGGCACTGTTGTTCCAACCAATGCTGGTGCTGGGAATCAGCATTGGTGTTGCTTTCAATGTGATTTTTGCTGACTGGATGATCACAGTTCTtctaattattctttttttag GAACATCAACGAAGGCTTTCTTCAAAGgagtagaaacatggaaaaaggAAACTATAATAAAAAAGATG GAGGCAGCTAGACAATTGGCTCCAAATG GTGATGGTAGTGCAGACGTGGAATACAAACCTCTTCCTGGAGGCCCAAGGAACGTTGCAGGAACAGAATCTAATGAGTCTAAAAGAGAAGAG GTTTCTGTTCTTGAGAATGTTCAATGGAAGGAACTTGGAATTCTCTTTGCTGTCTGGTTGATTATCCTTGCATTGGAGATTACCAAG AATTATACCACCACTTGTTCAGTGGCATATTGGGTTTGCAATCTATTGCAG ATTCCAGTTGCTCTTGGAGTTTCTTCATATCAGGCTGTTAACTTATACAAAGGAAAGAGGAAGATAGCATCGAAAGGCGAGGCGGGCACAGATTTTAAAGTACACCAGCTGGTTCTTTATTGTTGCTGTGGAGTACTGGCTGGAATGGTTGGTGGGCTGCTTGGTCTTGGTGGAGGATTCATTTTGGGACCACTTTTTCTGGAGTTGGGAGTCCCCCCACAG GTGTCAAGTGCCACAGCCACATTTGCCATGACATTTTCTGCATCCATGTCTGTCATAGAGTATTATCTCTTGAAACGTTTTCCAGTTCCATATG CATTATACTTTGTCGCGGTGGCAACCATTGCAGCCTTCGTAGGACAGCATGTAGTAAGAAGGATTATCAGAATATTAGGGAGAGCATCTATAATAATCTTCATTCTGTCATTCACAATATTCGTCAGTGCAGTATCGCTAG GTGGAGTTGGTATAGCAAGCATGATAGTAAAGATTGAAAACCATGAATACATGGGATTTGAGAACATTTGTTCGTATGAAGCGTAG